In Hydra vulgaris chromosome 06, alternate assembly HydraT2T_AEP, a genomic segment contains:
- the LOC136081286 gene encoding uncharacterized protein LOC136081286 — translation MHKQPELQKHNESKCLPANIYLNALNTKIKSAKPNPRNTFLKCFYTNATSLNPDKMNELSALCDINIHGGDVAICIKRDLVVNEVSDRHLREILNNSNSEQIWCEIKIGNEIVLIGCVYRPPLSNINDINKTIILAKQAVDRKAYSCMLLAGDFNFPDIKWHDDDRIELLSGQNSAASVFLDTLANHNLEQLVDFSTFEASNGKAKNILDLIITDLSTRVINLSSSLPLGNSSQGHRILSWDYVVLSKNETTFSNKKYDFNKGDYINFGKKIMETNWKQLFENKNTNKCYELFCNKYNKLSKQFIPLKKVHTTRNAPWMNKEVLAMIKQKKQLGNYLSATNWRSATLIREYRKIRNQVQKACKRRVRAQQNVHVSISAISDAKGETLTEGIHIANRLNEHFKSVFVDDSKSSQLPIFERRPYQENLGDITINFEATLAYLKGLNPNKSIGADNISPKVLKECSAQMTYPLTLLYNKALSEGSLLLL, via the exons ATGCACAAGCAGCCAGAATTGCAAAAACACAATGAATCAAAGTGTTTACCTgcgaatatttatttaaatgcattaaatacaaaaataaaatctgctAAACCTAACCCtagaaatacatttttaaaatgtttttatactaaCGCAACTTCCCTTAATCCGGATAAAATGAACGAATTATCTGCACTTTGTGACATAAACAT tCACGGTGGAGATGTTGCTATCTGCATCAAGCGTGATCTAGTCGTGAATGAGGTATCTGATCGTCATCTAAGAGAGATCTTAAACAACAGCAACTCCGAACAAATATGGTGTGAAATTAAAATCGGTAACGAAATTGTTCTTATTGGTTGTGTCTATAGACCACCTTTATCGaacataaatgatataaataaaacaattatattggCTAAGCAAGCTGTTGATAGAAAAGCGTATAGTTGTATGTTACTAGCAGGTGATTTCAACTTTCCGGATATCAAATGGCACGATGATGACAGGATTGAATTACTAAGTGGTCAAAATAGTGCGGCAAGTGTTTTTCTTGATACTTTGGCTAATCATAACCTAGAACAATTAGTTGATTTCTCAACATTCGAAGCATCTAATGGTaaagcaaaaaacattttggatTTAATTATTACAGACTTATCAACAAGAGTAATCAACTTATCTAGCTCTCTGCCGTTAGGTAATTCGTCACAAGGTCATCGCATATTGAGTTGGGATTATGTCGTCCTTTCTAAAAATGAGACTActttctcaaacaaaaaatatgacttTAATAAAGGTGACTATATAAATTTCGGTAAAAAGATTATGGAAACTAACTGGAagcaattatttgaaaataaaaatactaataagtGCTATGAACTTTTctgcaataaatataataaactcaGCAAGCAATTTATTCCGTTAAAAAAAGTCCATACCACCCGTAATGCGCCGTGGATGAATAAGGAGGTACTGGCTatgataaagcaaaaaaaacaactggGCAATTACTTATCTGCGACTAACTGGCGATCAGCGACACTGATTCGTGAATATAGGAAAATAAGAAACCAAGTGCAGAAAGCATGTAAACGTCGTGTTCGA GCGCAACAGAATGTTCATGTATCTATTAGTGCTATATCTGATGCAAAAGGTGAAACGTTAACAGAGGGAATACATATCGCAAACAGACTTAACGAGCACTTCAAATCAGTTTTTGTTGATGATAGTAAAAGTAGTCAGTTACCTATTTTTGAAAGAAGACCTTATCAAGAAAACTTAGGCGATATAACTATTAATTTTGAAGCGACGCTAGCTTATTTGAAAGGTTTGAACCCGAATAAATCTATTGGTGCTGATAATATTAGTCCAAAGGTACTTAAAGAATGCTCAGCTCAAATGACTTACCCTCTTACTTTACTTTACAATAAAGCACTGTCCGAAGGCtcattactattactataa
- the LOC136081285 gene encoding uncharacterized protein LOC136081285, translating into MENDESCNHYTGFPSINILKAVLEFLDPGENGRNIILYNNQKTKISSSTGRPRALKPLDAFILTLTRLRRNYDLRHLSFLHNISEGTVTNTVNTWINFMYVRLGSICIWPSMEQVTKTMPQSMKEKFPTVKCIIDCVEFKVETPSKLFMHKIMYSDYKSHTTVKVLVGIAPGGGFTFISNAYPGSLSTKKLLLKVDF; encoded by the coding sequence ATGGAAAATGATGAAAGTTGTAATCATTATACTGGGTTTCCAtcaattaacattttaaaagctgttttagaatttttagatCCTGGTGAAAATGGaagaaacataattttatacaacaaccaaaaaacaaaaataagttcatCCACCGGACGTCCAAGAGCATTAAAGCCACTTGatgcatttattttaacattgacTCGTTTACGCAGGAATTATGATCTTCGTCATTTATCGTTTTTACACAATATTTCAGAAGGAACAGTCACAAATACTGTAAATACATGgataaattttatgtatgtaagaCTTGGATCAATCTGCATATGGCCTAGTATGGAGCAAGTTACAAAAACAATGCCGCAATCAATGAAGGAAAAGTTCCCAACTGTGAAGTGTATCATTGATTGTGTAGAGTTTAAGGTGGAAACACCATCTAAATTATTTATGCACAAAATTATGTATTCAGATTACAAAAGTCACACAACAGTTAAAGTTTTAGTAGGAATTGCACCTGGGGGAGgatttacatttatttcaaatgcCTACCCAGGGAGTCTTTCGACAaagaaattgttattaaaagtgGATTTTTAA